The Haloplanus salinarum genome includes a region encoding these proteins:
- a CDS encoding high-affinity nickel-transporter protein, giving the protein MSLVAAAVAGGAMGARHALETDHLAAVATLVDGGEGDAVGDGEEPRSSENGEEPRSSENGLGAPASSPALVGASWGIGHTVPITALGATLLAFGVRLPASVTGLFEAVVGVVLCYLGGRMLAGVIGRREHAHGTHPLHGHFDVGTLSLGGGHVHVHGDSALVGALHGVAGSGALVIALVSTTPDLPTAASFLGAFGLASVLTMAAVAAVWGRTLDTGMERALRAFAGALGVVVGLLLVVEWAGLVG; this is encoded by the coding sequence ATGTCACTCGTCGCTGCGGCCGTGGCGGGCGGGGCGATGGGCGCCCGTCACGCCCTCGAGACGGACCACCTCGCCGCCGTCGCGACGCTGGTCGATGGCGGGGAGGGAGACGCCGTGGGAGACGGCGAGGAGCCACGCTCCTCGGAAAACGGCGAGGAGCCACGCTCCTCGGAAAACGGACTGGGCGCGCCCGCGTCGTCCCCCGCCCTGGTCGGTGCGTCGTGGGGGATCGGTCACACCGTCCCCATCACCGCGCTCGGGGCCACGCTGCTCGCGTTCGGCGTCCGCCTCCCGGCGTCGGTGACGGGCCTCTTCGAGGCGGTCGTCGGCGTCGTCCTGTGCTACCTCGGTGGGCGGATGCTCGCGGGCGTGATCGGCCGCCGCGAGCACGCCCACGGGACGCATCCGCTCCACGGCCATTTCGACGTCGGCACCCTGTCGCTGGGCGGGGGACACGTCCACGTCCACGGCGACTCCGCGCTCGTGGGCGCGCTCCACGGCGTCGCGGGGAGCGGCGCCCTCGTGATCGCGCTCGTCTCGACGACGCCGGACCTCCCGACGGCCGCGTCCTTCCTCGGCGCGTTCGGCCTCGCGTCGGTGCTGACGATGGCCGCCGTCGCGGCGGTGTGGGGCCGGACGCTCGACACCGGGATGGAGCGGGCGCTCCGGGCGTTCGCGGGCGCCCTCGGCGTCGTCGTCGGCCTCCTGCTGGTGGTCGAGTGGGCCGGTCTCGTCGGCTGA
- a CDS encoding FlaD/FlaE family flagellar protein, with protein MAIDPRNYDLDELRAASDASMLDRVEETDAGAEWPDETDDESEGDRSAADTAFEASLTRDLATMDRRIEALERPYLPALPASLVAEALIFEWLEFLVLQAGRDSVDDAVDFYEAVGWLGSDAAEALDAYLSGIDDSRANADNDLNADDHRVSLHYVARLTSLTGR; from the coding sequence ATGGCCATCGACCCGCGGAACTACGACCTGGACGAACTCCGGGCGGCCAGCGACGCGTCGATGCTGGACCGAGTGGAGGAGACGGACGCGGGAGCCGAATGGCCGGACGAGACCGACGACGAGAGCGAGGGCGACCGCTCGGCGGCCGACACGGCGTTCGAGGCGTCGCTGACCCGCGACTTGGCCACGATGGATCGCCGGATCGAAGCGCTGGAGCGGCCGTACCTCCCCGCGCTCCCGGCGTCGCTGGTCGCCGAGGCGCTGATCTTCGAGTGGCTGGAGTTCCTCGTGTTGCAGGCGGGACGCGACTCGGTGGACGACGCCGTCGACTTCTACGAAGCGGTCGGATGGCTGGGTAGCGACGCCGCCGAGGCACTCGACGCCTACCTCTCGGGCATCGACGACTCGCGGGCGAACGCCGACAACGACTTGAACGCCGACGACCATCGCGTCAGCCTCCACTACGTCGCTCGGTTGACCTCGCTGACTGGTCGGTGA
- the pth2 gene encoding peptidyl-tRNA hydrolase Pth2 has product MKQAIVARTDLGMGQGKLAAQVAHAALSAYEDADERTRRAWKGEGQKKVVLKGSGESELFELADAAERAGLPNAVVRDAGHTQLEPGTVTALAVGPGEDDDVDRVTGDLSLY; this is encoded by the coding sequence ATGAAACAGGCCATCGTCGCGCGGACCGACCTCGGGATGGGACAGGGAAAACTCGCCGCACAGGTCGCCCACGCCGCGCTGTCGGCGTACGAGGACGCCGACGAGCGCACCCGCCGGGCGTGGAAGGGCGAGGGGCAAAAGAAAGTCGTCTTGAAAGGAAGCGGCGAGTCCGAACTGTTCGAGTTGGCCGACGCCGCCGAGCGGGCGGGGTTGCCGAACGCCGTCGTCCGGGACGCCGGTCACACCCAGCTGGAGCCCGGGACCGTGACGGCGCTGGCGGTGGGGCCGGGCGAAGACGACGACGTGGACCGGGTGACCGGCGATCTCTCGCTGTACTGA
- a CDS encoding rod shape-determining protein, with product MSDSESEDDEDGTTAGDDGPAPIGVKLGSTRTVIAIPDGDGLRTIKTLTCLATYEDAITGEERVLYGDQAATEYPDRVQYTLRSGLPEDDSRAELTATFFEEVIEANDVPTDSAVVYAIPTIDNEAGLANLQSVIEGSTIGEALIRSYPESLCGSVPALGDDLEAVEDIFVTVNLGSTNLEASAYRRGEQLVPFTTGAVTGNEVDRRIANYVEEETQGRVNIDTTTAREYKEEHADFVDFEPFTDVIQQPGGGSHEFTIERSVMDAVDEYVDEAVEEVANAFLPELANDNIKVYQLALDRPVVLTGGMACIPGIVEEFEERLSEELQREVEAVAPDSPAESAAVGAQRIAQRLVDADAY from the coding sequence ATGAGCGACTCCGAGAGCGAGGACGACGAGGACGGGACGACGGCCGGGGACGACGGGCCCGCGCCCATCGGCGTGAAACTCGGAAGCACTCGAACGGTCATTGCCATCCCCGACGGCGACGGACTGCGGACGATCAAGACGCTCACCTGTCTCGCGACGTACGAGGACGCCATCACGGGCGAGGAGCGCGTCCTCTACGGGGATCAGGCGGCGACGGAGTACCCCGACCGCGTGCAGTACACCCTCCGCTCGGGACTCCCGGAGGACGACTCCCGGGCGGAGTTGACGGCGACGTTCTTCGAGGAGGTCATCGAGGCGAACGACGTCCCCACCGACAGCGCGGTGGTGTACGCCATCCCGACCATCGACAACGAGGCGGGACTGGCGAACCTGCAGTCGGTCATCGAGGGGAGCACCATCGGCGAGGCGCTGATCCGGAGCTACCCCGAGTCGCTCTGCGGGTCGGTACCCGCTCTCGGCGACGACTTGGAGGCCGTCGAGGACATCTTCGTCACCGTGAACCTGGGGTCGACGAACCTCGAAGCCTCGGCGTACCGCCGCGGCGAGCAACTCGTCCCCTTCACCACGGGTGCGGTCACCGGCAACGAGGTGGACCGACGGATCGCCAACTACGTCGAGGAGGAGACCCAGGGCCGGGTCAACATCGACACCACCACCGCCCGGGAGTACAAGGAGGAGCACGCCGACTTCGTCGACTTCGAGCCGTTCACGGACGTGATCCAGCAGCCCGGCGGCGGCTCCCACGAGTTCACCATCGAGCGCAGCGTCATGGACGCCGTCGACGAGTACGTCGACGAGGCCGTCGAGGAGGTGGCCAACGCCTTCCTGCCCGAACTCGCCAACGACAACATCAAGGTCTACCAGTTGGCGCTCGATCGTCCCGTCGTGTTGACGGGCGGAATGGCCTGCATCCCGGGCATCGTCGAGGAGTTCGAGGAGCGCCTGAGCGAGGAACTCCAGCGGGAGGTCGAGGCGGTGGCGCCGGACAGCCCCGCCGAGTCCGCGGCGGTCGGCGCCCAGCGCATCGCACAGCGGCTGGTCGACGCCGACGCCTACTGA